In the genome of Chryseobacterium sp. 52, the window GCTACCTCTCTTTTATCAATATTTTTCGTACTTCTTATCGATCCGAATGTTCCTGAGATACTGGTAGAAAGGTTTTCTGCCCCTTTGAAAACATTTCTTGTCGTAAGGTCTACAGAAGGTGAAATCCCAAGATTCAGAATCTGGGAGTAGTTGATATCCGTTCCCAGTTTAAGTTCGTATTTTGGAAGTGGTTTCAATACATATAAGACGTCCACGATACTGTCGTTAGGCGATGTACCACCACCTCTTCTTAAAGAATCCTTTGCTTTCAGAATACTGAAATTATTCATGGCAAGGAAATTTCTCTTCGTAAGATCCAGGTTTTTTTGGTCGTACACTTTCTTACTGTCTACAATCACAGCTCTCCACAGGGAAGATGTTTTGTAGCTATTGTCCATTTTATGGAACCGTATTCTTCTTAAGCTGTCCTTAATGGTATTTTTAGGGAAATCGCCTACCTCGTTCACAATGGCAATATCTATATTTCCTATAGTAGATACTTTATAAGGATGGTCCGCAGAATCTTTATGGATTTCCAGAGTGAGGGGGACCTGTTTTCTGCTTTTCAGGGAATCTGCCACGAAATAAACTTCCTCATTGGAATTATTAAACTTATAATATCCGTTTTCCCTCATTAATTCAGTGATTCTGACCACTTCTTTTTCAAGAACAGTCTGGTCCAGTCTCTGTCCGGATCTTACAAGACTCTTGTCAAGTTTCTGCCAGTAAAGTCCTTTTACGGTAGGATCGGTAATATTATAATAATAGTCCTTAATATAAGTAGGATCATTATGTTTAATGAAATAATTAACGGCAGCCTTCTTAGACGCAGAATCCAGGGCATGTTTCAGATGTACATCAGCATCCCAGAACCCCCTGTAGGTAAGTCTTTTTTCGATAGATTCTGTACCTTTTTCACTTCTTGACTGATCCAGAATGACCGGTGGAGTTCCCCAACTGTGAAGCAGACGGTCCAAAAACAGTGTTTTTCCAACGCTGCTTTTCATATTGTATTTAAGGAAAAGAGAATCTCTCAGTTTCTGATTTCTCATTTCACTCGGATAAGTCATATACTCATTAAGTAAAGTATCATATTTGGGATTAGCCATATTATAAAATCCTAAACTCAATGGTGCGAAAAGAAGCTGCTTTTTATTCGGCTTCTGCTGAACGTAATTTTTCAGTTCTTCATCGAAAGATTCCTTCCTGTCTTCATACTCAAAGTTGTTCTTAGTAAGCAGATATTCACCGTCCGGAACTTTTTTAGTTGTACTGCACGCATAAAGGAGACCAACAAATGTTGCAAATGAGATAATTTTATAATATTTTTGAGGAGAATTCTTATAATGCTTACAGCTCATACAATAAAAATTTTACAGTCTTTAGATAAAAAGAAGTTCAGACAAAAATACAATTTGTTTTTGGTTGAAGGTAACAAAATCATTTGTGAACTTTCTGAATCTAACTTTAAAGTTAAAGAAATATTTTCTACCGATCCGCAAAAACTGGACCGGACAGATGCTCCTGTGATCCAGATCACTGAAAATGAGCTGAAAAAAATCAGCTTCCTTAAAACACCTAAAGATTCTGTGGCCGTTTGTTATCTGCCTGATGAAGAAAAAGTGAATGATAAAGATTTTCAGCTGGTTCTGGACGGAATCCAGGATCCCGGTAATCTGGGAACCATTATCCGTTTGGCAGACTGGTTTGGAATAGAACAGGTTATCTGCAGTGAAGATACCGTAGATGTTTACAATCCTAAAGTGATTCAGGCCACGATGGGGTCTTTCACCAGGGTCAATATCGTGTATACAGATCTTGCTGAATACCTTTCGAAAACAGAGAACATAAATGTGGGAACAGATATGGAAGGGGAAAATATTTATACTTTTGAAAAACCTGAAAAAATAAATCTGATTCTCGGTAATGAAGGAAACGGGATAAGACCGGAAACGGAGAAACTCCTTCAGAAGTGTGTCACCATTCCACGATTTGGAAAATCCCAGTCTACAGAAAGCCTGAATGTTTCTATGGCAGCAGGGATTATTTTGGGACAGCTATTTTCGAAATAAATAATAAAAACCAGAAGTTAGACGTTCGTGTGAAAACACTGTTGAATATAATCTAACTTCTGGTTTCCAATATGTAGCCTTTATATTAATTGTTCCAGGCTGGAAACACTTTTATTTTTCTGGTATACTTCCAGTTTCTTCCGGACATATTTCAGAGCAATAGGAGCAAGGTAAATCATGGCTGCCCCCAAAAGTTTTTTCTTCCAGTTCGGGCTTTTCATATTCTTTTTAGCATAGTTGCCAACTACTGCCGTGATGCCCAGTTTAATGAGACTGTCAGTTACATTACCGCCTAACGCAGTACTTGCAATCCCTACAGCAGTTTGTTTATTGATGAACAGGTCTTTCACTTCGGAAGTAAGCTGCCTGGCTATAACATCTTTCCGGAGAACTACTTTTTCATCACCGTCTTCATCTACTTTCTCCTGAAGATACTGGTCGGTAAGGCCGTTCGTGAATGCACTCAGGCTTTCTTTTGTGTTTTTAAAGGTAAGAAGGTTTTCCAGATCATTGATCTCGCCTTGAAGCAGTTTTTTCTTTCTTCTTAATTCTTCGATACTTTCGTAATTTCTGCCCATAGCTTAATGATTTAAAAATTTAATAACCTGATCTGCAACCCCATTGACGATCTTTGTTTTAAAAGCAATAATGAATGCCATCACGACTACATAGAATGCAGCGACAATCAAGAAGCCATACGATGTATTATCGAGCGCTTTACCGATAAGAAATGCAATTCCAAAGTTAAAAAGGATAATAAAAAAAGTAAAAGCAACTAGCAGCACTACAAAGTAGGTAATGAGCCCTGCAGAAAGAGAAGATTTTTCGGTAGCTTCAATCTTCAGAAGATCTATTCTCTTTGATGCATATTCTTTAATAGTCTCTATCATTGTTTTTTTTTAAAGTTACAAAAAAAGGAACTTTCGCGCAAAAAGTTCCTTCCCATAATTTATCGAAAAATAAACTATTTATTTTTTAAGATCATTCAGTTCTGCTTCTACATCCTTTACTACGTCTGCAGTTTTGGAAACAATCTGATCTTTGTATTTATCATATCCGTCTTTTACAGTATGAGCTACACTGTTTGCTGTTTCTTTGAAAGTAGAAGAGATATTGCTGTATTGATCTTTTACTTTTTCAGAAACTTCGCCGTACTTGTTTTTAGCCTGATCTTTCAGATCGTCTGCTTTATCTTTGATTTTTTTTCTGGTTTCTTTTCCTTCTTCCGGCGCATAAAGCATTCCTAAGATTACACCCGCCGCAGCACCTGCAAGAAGTCCTGCCAATATACCTGCTGTATTTTTTCCGTTTTTAGACATTTTTAGCTTTTTTAATAGTTAATAAATATTAGTTTTTACTGTGTTAAAATGTACAATTTGTATACCAAAGGAGGCATTGTACCTATTAAAAATTGTTAAATCTTTTTGATGTGAGATAAAATCAGATCTATGGTTTCATCTTTTGTGAGCTCTGTATTGTCAATGACAATGGCATCTTCAGCCTGTTTTAAAGGAGCAATTTCCCTTTCGCTGTCTATCTTATCGCGGTCTATGAGGTTTTGTTTTACCTGCTCTCTGTCTGCCTGAATTCCCAGACCTGCCAATTCAAAATATCGTCTGTTGGTTCTTTCGTCAATACTGGCAGTAAGAAAGAATTTATAGTCCGCATTTGGCAGAACTACTGTCCCTATGTCACGTCCGTCCATAATAATGCCACCTTTTTCTGCCAGCGAACGCTGAGAGTGAAGAAGAAAATCTCTTACTTCTTTCTGTTTCGCCACAATACTTACATTATCGGAAACTTCGTTGGTACGGATCTGCTTGGAAATATCAATATGATTGAGGTAAAGAACAAGTTCGCCGTCATTGTTCCTGAATTCAAGTTCGATCTGGTTTAAAGAAGAGAACAGCTCCTGAAGGTTGATGGAGTCATCATCCCCATGCGTACAGTTCTGTAATGCAAACCACGTAACTCCCCTGTAAAGCGCTCCGGTATCCAGATGTATAAGACCCAGTTTATCGGCAATGACTTTAGAGATTGAACTTTTTCCGGTAGACGAGTACCCATCGATAGCTATTACAGGTTTTTTCATACCGCAAATTTCAAGAATTTTTTTAAAAAATCAAGACAACGCAGAAAAAATTTCTTTATTATTCTTAAAGATTGTTTTTTGAACTATTCTCCGGCGTGACTGCTAAGGTCCATAGAAACTCCTATCTGGTTCACATTGGAAGAGTTATGATAACGGATATGAGCATAATCTATACGGAATCTTCTTAATTTAATTCCAAATCCACCAGAAAGCCCCGAAAAGTTTCTCTGATCTGCCACAGCTAGTTCATTTCCTCTTCTCGCATTATAGCCCAATCTTATATTGAAAGCTTTTTCCGGGAAAAGTTCTGCTCCCACAGAAAAGTGATCTGCCAGTTTTCTTCCGAAACCTACTTCCTGTCCGTTTACATTATATTCCGAAGAAATATCAAACTGCTGAAGGTCGTGGGCTGTAATAGTTACAGCAAGAGGAATGGCTTTAAGGATTCTCGTATATCCGGCATCTACCCTGAACGGAAGGTTTTCTCGGGTCCCGTTAAATGATTTCAGCTGAAAACCAAAATTTCTCATCACAAGGGAAAGCACTTCTTTGTTCTTTTTATTATGGTAGGTAACCCCTGCAGTACCGGAAACCGCAGAAGAAGTATAGTTGTCAATTTTTGAAGTGATAAAATTGATGCCACCTCCAATGGTCCAGTCTTCTTCAAACTGATAGGCATAGCCTGCACCGATTGCGACGTCGGAAGCTTTGAACTCTCCGTTTTCATAACCGCTTTCATCCGTTCTGGGAATACTTCCGTAGCTCATATATCTGGCATTAATCGTTGCCATATGCCCGTTGTCGAAATCCCGGGCATAGGATACGGTACCATATTTAGAGTCGGCAAGGTAAGCTGCTGCATTTACGGAAAGCTGTTTGTCTGAATCTTTATTTAAGAGGGCTGGGTTTGCAATAGCAAAGGAAACATCATGGTCTCTGATGGAAATTGCATCGCCACCAAGGGCAGCCTGTCTGGCAGATACAGGGATGTTTAAGAAAGGATAAACATTTGTTCCTGTTTGCGCATAAGAAACAATTCCTGACAGAAATAATGATAAAATGACAATTTTCTTCAATTCAATTTATAATTAATGCAAAAATAATCCTTTTTCGTACTTATCAAAATATTTCCGACATTATTTCTACGTAAATATTTTTCTTTTTTCAATATTTTTAATGATTATATTTGCAAAATCAAATTTTGGAGAAAATTACTCCGGTAAAGCTTATTAAAAATTAAAGATGAAATATAAAAGAATCCTTCTAAAACTGAGCGGCGAGGCCTTAATGGGGAACAGACAATACGGTATTGACAATGAAAGACTGCAGGAATATGCTGCTGAGATCAAAACAGTCGTAGAAAAAGGCTGCGAAGTTGCGATTG includes:
- a CDS encoding YtxH domain-containing protein yields the protein MSKNGKNTAGILAGLLAGAAAGVILGMLYAPEEGKETRKKIKDKADDLKDQAKNKYGEVSEKVKDQYSNISSTFKETANSVAHTVKDGYDKYKDQIVSKTADVVKDVEAELNDLKK
- the porQ gene encoding type IX secretion system protein PorQ; this translates as MKKIVILSLFLSGIVSYAQTGTNVYPFLNIPVSARQAALGGDAISIRDHDVSFAIANPALLNKDSDKQLSVNAAAYLADSKYGTVSYARDFDNGHMATINARYMSYGSIPRTDESGYENGEFKASDVAIGAGYAYQFEEDWTIGGGINFITSKIDNYTSSAVSGTAGVTYHNKKNKEVLSLVMRNFGFQLKSFNGTRENLPFRVDAGYTRILKAIPLAVTITAHDLQQFDISSEYNVNGQEVGFGRKLADHFSVGAELFPEKAFNIRLGYNARRGNELAVADQRNFSGLSGGFGIKLRRFRIDYAHIRYHNSSNVNQIGVSMDLSSHAGE
- a CDS encoding BamA/TamA family outer membrane protein produces the protein MSCKHYKNSPQKYYKIISFATFVGLLYACSTTKKVPDGEYLLTKNNFEYEDRKESFDEELKNYVQQKPNKKQLLFAPLSLGFYNMANPKYDTLLNEYMTYPSEMRNQKLRDSLFLKYNMKSSVGKTLFLDRLLHSWGTPPVILDQSRSEKGTESIEKRLTYRGFWDADVHLKHALDSASKKAAVNYFIKHNDPTYIKDYYYNITDPTVKGLYWQKLDKSLVRSGQRLDQTVLEKEVVRITELMRENGYYKFNNSNEEVYFVADSLKSRKQVPLTLEIHKDSADHPYKVSTIGNIDIAIVNEVGDFPKNTIKDSLRRIRFHKMDNSYKTSSLWRAVIVDSKKVYDQKNLDLTKRNFLAMNNFSILKAKDSLRRGGGTSPNDSIVDVLYVLKPLPKYELKLGTDINYSQILNLGISPSVDLTTRNVFKGAENLSTSISGTFGSIRSTKNIDKREVAYEISAQASLNFPRLLLPFDYYKLLPKRYTPTSSILLGASIQNNIGLGRVNFNTGLNYQANVNDQVSHRLTLFNTQVSLTKNKDAYYDYFSNDEVIRDDVFKNYFLYSTDTKAKFDAGLLTIDSVSRQIVSDIQYLETLDKKGQDQIVAFVGTLVNKDRQTQDVIISSMIYNFVYTEIGKKDYPNAFYFNGKVELAGNILSIFNQKRDDGGGIVTSPQRTIFGIPYAQFVKFDIDTRKYFKFNGNQTLVLRQFIGVGIPYGNSTNMPVIKSYFNGGSNDIRAWVAFGGLGPADSQVDERVRTYMTDNLKLTTNIEYRVPFNEMYEGAIFTDIGNTWSLKNYNDGYGDEFKFNKFLGQMGVGSGFGLRVNVAYITFRLDLAYKIYDPNKAEGDRWRFKNFQPFKPTLNIAFGYPF
- the cmk gene encoding (d)CMP kinase; this encodes MKKPVIAIDGYSSTGKSSISKVIADKLGLIHLDTGALYRGVTWFALQNCTHGDDDSINLQELFSSLNQIELEFRNNDGELVLYLNHIDISKQIRTNEVSDNVSIVAKQKEVRDFLLHSQRSLAEKGGIIMDGRDIGTVVLPNADYKFFLTASIDERTNRRYFELAGLGIQADREQVKQNLIDRDKIDSEREIAPLKQAEDAIVIDNTELTKDETIDLILSHIKKI
- a CDS encoding TrmH family RNA methyltransferase; its protein translation is MLTAHTIKILQSLDKKKFRQKYNLFLVEGNKIICELSESNFKVKEIFSTDPQKLDRTDAPVIQITENELKKISFLKTPKDSVAVCYLPDEEKVNDKDFQLVLDGIQDPGNLGTIIRLADWFGIEQVICSEDTVDVYNPKVIQATMGSFTRVNIVYTDLAEYLSKTENINVGTDMEGENIYTFEKPEKINLILGNEGNGIRPETEKLLQKCVTIPRFGKSQSTESLNVSMAAGIILGQLFSK
- a CDS encoding phage holin family protein; protein product: MIETIKEYASKRIDLLKIEATEKSSLSAGLITYFVVLLVAFTFFIILFNFGIAFLIGKALDNTSYGFLIVAAFYVVVMAFIIAFKTKIVNGVADQVIKFLNH
- a CDS encoding phosphoribosyl-ATP pyrophosphatase, yielding MGRNYESIEELRRKKKLLQGEINDLENLLTFKNTKESLSAFTNGLTDQYLQEKVDEDGDEKVVLRKDVIARQLTSEVKDLFINKQTAVGIASTALGGNVTDSLIKLGITAVVGNYAKKNMKSPNWKKKLLGAAMIYLAPIALKYVRKKLEVYQKNKSVSSLEQLI